From bacterium BMS3Abin02, the proteins below share one genomic window:
- the mlhB gene encoding monoterpene epsilon-lactone hydrolase, which translates to MNQIRSIIRPLLAVSGALLRRVVRRLLCGPAVASWSWGVELRVVALRAFVAAGAGQGSGQGRRRFEERLDPPLPRRLRGLVEVERGEVGGVSGEWMRRTGFDDTATLLYLHGGAYISGNPATHRQFAARLTWAAATRTFVLDYRLAPEHRFPAGLDDTIAAYLALISSGVDAESLFVAGDSAGGGLACALLLRLKDEGRPLPAGAVLFSPYTDLEHTGASISANAATDYLPLTMGDAQPNTLYLGDHDPRDPLVSPMYGDFSGLPPLLIFAGSREMILDDSIRLAEKARRDGAEVTLHIEPDMMHVWPAIVPGHPASLRALAITAEFVK; encoded by the coding sequence GTGAATCAGATTCGGAGCATCATCCGGCCCCTCCTCGCCGTTTCCGGAGCGCTGCTACGGCGCGTCGTGCGTCGGTTGCTGTGCGGCCCGGCCGTTGCATCGTGGAGCTGGGGCGTGGAGCTGCGGGTCGTTGCCCTGCGGGCCTTCGTGGCCGCCGGTGCCGGGCAGGGAAGCGGGCAAGGTCGCCGACGGTTCGAAGAGCGCCTCGATCCTCCCCTTCCGCGTAGGCTGCGCGGACTCGTGGAAGTCGAGCGGGGCGAGGTCGGCGGGGTGTCCGGCGAGTGGATGCGAAGGACCGGATTCGACGACACGGCCACCCTGTTGTATCTGCACGGTGGGGCCTACATCAGCGGAAACCCGGCGACTCATCGCCAGTTCGCCGCCCGCCTCACGTGGGCTGCGGCGACCAGGACATTTGTGCTCGACTATCGGCTCGCTCCCGAGCACCGCTTTCCGGCCGGCCTCGATGACACGATTGCAGCATATTTGGCTCTCATCTCTTCGGGCGTTGACGCCGAGTCGCTGTTCGTCGCAGGCGACTCGGCCGGCGGGGGGCTCGCTTGCGCGCTGTTGCTGCGCCTGAAGGATGAGGGACGTCCACTTCCGGCAGGGGCAGTCCTGTTCTCGCCCTACACGGACCTGGAGCATACGGGAGCTTCGATCTCCGCCAATGCCGCCACCGACTACCTTCCCCTCACGATGGGAGACGCACAGCCCAACACCCTCTACCTCGGTGACCACGATCCCCGGGATCCGCTGGTGTCACCGATGTACGGTGACTTCAGTGGGCTGCCACCGCTGTTGATCTTCGCCGGGAGTCGTGAGATGATCCTCGACGATTCGATTCGTCTTGCCGAGAAGGCGAGACGAGATGGCGCAGAAGTCACCTTGCACATCGAGCCGGACATGATGCACGTCTGGCCGGCGATCGTCCCGGGACATCCCGCGAGTCTGAGGGCGCTTGCCATCACCGCCGAGTTCGTCAAGTAG